The Planctomycetia bacterium nucleotide sequence CGAAAAACGCTTTTCAACTTGTTGCAATGCCGGTAGGGGTGGGTTATACCAGAAGTACCGCTGAAGGATTCTCTCTGTCGTGACTCATGGCAATGGGATGTTTCTAGCGCTTTTGCTTGGCGATAACAGTGCGAGCGCCTTGTGCCCCTCGTGCTGAAATGTGTGAAGGACGTCATTTCTACGGTCACCACTGCATCAAAGAGGAGCCACTCGTGAAGTTGAAAAGCTACATGCGGTTGGCTGCATGCGTCGCACTGGCCTTGATGGTCAGTTACGCAACGCCAGTCCGCGGTGCATTGTTGGCCCCGGCATCCGTGCTGATTCCGGGCGCCGCAGAACCAGATCCGGTCGGAGCAACGTTACTCTTCTCCACGGGAGCGGTGCCGTTCGCGGTGCCAGGGTCGTTTTCAGGCACGCTGACCTCGTCAGTGTACAGCCCTGATCCGTCCAATCCCTTGTTGGGCGTGACGCTGACCTACTTGATCACGAATGACGCCGCCAGCGCGAATTCCATCGGCCGTTTCACGGTCGACGGATATTCGGGTTGGGGAACTGACGGGAGCTATCAAACTCCCGTCGCGGGTGTCGCACCCGCATCGATCGATCGGAACGTGTCGGGGGACGTGATCGGCTACAATTTTGTGCCGACCGGCGCTCCTGCTACGGGTTTCCTCATTCCCGGCGGGTCGAGTGCGTTGTTGGTCGTCCAGACTGACGCGCCTTCGTATACGGCGGCTTTGGGAAGCTTGATCGACGGCGGTGTGACAACTGTTCCCTCGCTGGGTCCAGCTGTGCCGGAACCCTCGACCATTGCTTTGGTCTTGGGCGGATTGGCTAGCCTGGGCGTATATCGTCTGCGTCGCCGTTAAAAGCACGGGGCTCTCGGGGCCTCCGCAAGACTGATTGTCCTTCGTGTCGAGCGGCCCAATTGGGCCGCTCGACTTTTTTTATGCGCGGATGTCGCCATTGCCGCAACTTGGCCGACACGGCTATCATCCGCTGCGCGAAACACGCCTGAAACGACCAAGGAGGGGCGGTGGGATGCTCTCGAAACTGAGATTCTCACGTGGTCCGCTGCGCTGGTGGATCATGGTCGCCGGCTTGCTCTTCGGGAACGTTACTCTCGCTGGCTTCGGCATCGGGACAGTTTTGATCGTCCTCGGCGCGGCGCTGCACGTTGGGTCGAAGGCCGCGCTCTGGCAGAATCGCCAGTTGTCGACGGACGGCCCTTACCGTTTTACGCGGAACCCCTTCTACCTGGCGAACCTGTTGATCGACGGGGGGCTGTTGGTGGTGATCGGGCGGTGGGAAATCGCCATGCCCGCGGTAGCGGCGTGGATTTGGGTCTATCACCGGACCATCGCGGCAGAAGAAGCCACGCTGCGAAGTTTGTTTGGCGAGGCGTTTGACGCCTATTGCCGCCGCGTGCCAAGGTTTGTCCCGTTCCCAAAGCGCTATTTGTCGCGCGACGAAATTACTGGGCCGCGATGGACCTGGAGCAATCCGAATCTTGCGACGGGCAAAGAATGGACCCGGGCCTGCCGCGTGCTGATGTGCCCCTGGCTGCTGCTGGCGGCGGCGATGGCGCGTCAAGCAACCGACTTCGAATCTACCGCGCTCGGCCTGGGGCTTGCGATGGCGATGGCGTGCGTCTGGCTTTTTGCCGGCACGTTGGCGTCGCCTCGAAAGCGTCCGCACCTGGGCACTGAATCACCGTAGGTCCGCTGGCTCGCCAAACGACGCAGTTTATCTTGTCCGTGCGGCGGCGTAGCGCATATACTTCCGCGCTCGTTTTTCTGGCGCAGCGACAAGGAGGTCGCCGTTGCTTGCCCGTTGGCCTATTCGTAATAAGCTGCTGCTCGGCCTGGCCCTGTTGCTGGTGAGCGTCGCCGCGCTCAGCGGTACCGGCTTTCAGGGCGTCTACGCGTATCGCGGACTGGTCAAAAGTCTCGGGCGCCGCGCCGCGGAGTTGCCGTTAGCGGCGAATCTCAATCAGAGCGTCGGCGACCTGCGGCTGACGTTGCGCGAATCGCGTGCGCAGCCAGCCTGGCCGGCGACGGACGCCTCAGGCGAACGCACGACGATTCCTGGCGAGTCCTTCCACGAGCGCTGCGCGCTGGTGCAAGAGTCGTTGCGGCTCTACACGCTGCAGTTGCGCGACAGCGCGGAGCGCAACCCGCGGATCGGCGACGCCACGCGTTCGCAGGAATGGGAGACGGTGGCCGAAATCGAAGCCTCGCTCCAGCGGATCCAGCAACTCGACGCCGCCGACCTGTGGCTCCAAGATGAAGTCGTCGCCGCGAAGCTTGACGGCGAGTTGGCGAATTTGCAGCAACTCACGGCGCAATTGCCGAGCTACTTACACGCCGAGATCCGTCACGTCGCCGATGAAGTGCGCGGGCAGTATCGCGCGCTGATCGGCATCAGTTGGGTCACCAGCGTGACGGCGGCACTCGCGCTGGGGTTGATGGTGCGTCTGTTCTACCACTGGGTGTTTCGTCCGCTGCGCGTGTTGATCAAGGGTTCGCGCAAGGTGGCGTCGGGGCAATTTGGGTATCGGATTCACCTCGAAACTCAGGACGAGATGGCCGAGCTCGCCGACGCGATGAACGATATGACGGCCCGGTTCCAGGCGATTCGCGACGATCTCGATCGTCAGGTGCAATTGCGCACCAAGCAGGTGGTGCGCAGCGAACAGATGGCGAGCGTCGGATTCCTGGCCGCCGGCGTGGCGCATGAAATCAATAATCCCTTGGCCGCCATCGCTATGTCGGCCGAGTCGCTGGAACGGCGCCTGGGCGACCAGCAATTCGCCGATCCTGATCAGCAGTCGTTGGTGAAACGCTACCTGGCGATGATCCAAAGCGAGGCGTTTCGCTGCAAGGAAATCACCGAGAAGCTGCTCGATTTCTCGCGATCGGGCGAAGTCCGGCGTCAGCGCACGGAGTTGCGCGCGCTGGTGCAAGGCGTCATCGAGATGTCGAGCCATTTGGAACGCTATCGCGGCAAGCAAGTGTCGCTCGATGCGGAACAACCGGTTTACGCTTGGGTGAACGCGCAGGAGTTGAAACAGGTCGTGCTGAACTTGATTGCCAATGCGCTCGATAGCCTCGGTGAAGGCGGACGACTCACCGTGCAAATCAAGCAGCGCGGCGCGAACGCCGAGTTGGCGTTCGCCGACACCGGTTGCGGGATGACACCGGAAGTGTTGGAACATCTCTTCGAGCCGTTCTTCACGCGCCGCAAAGGGGGCCAAGGGACCGGGCTGGGATTGTCGATCACGTATCGCATCATTCAGGAACATCAGGGACAGATCGAGGCCACGAGCGCCGGGCCGGGTCAGGGATCGCGCTTTGTCGTGACCTTGCCGTTGGGCCCCGAAGACAAGGAGTCGAGCCATCGCTACCACCAAGCCGCGTAACAAGCTGAAGCTGCTGTTCGCCGACGACGAGCGTTCCTTGCAGGACTTGATGAACATCGAGCTCCGCAGCATGGGGCATGAAGTAACGGTTTGCCCCGACGGGCTAACCGCCGTCGCCGCGCTCGAAGTCAATTCGTTCGACTGCATCCTCGTTGATCTCGATATGCCCGGGCTGAATGGCATGCAAGTCATCGCCAAGGCGAAGGAGCTTTCGCCAGATACCGAGGCTGTCGTGCTGACGGGGAAATCGTCGCTGGAAACGGCCGTCGCAGCGCTGCGGCATGGCGCATTCGACTATCTGACGAAGCCCTGCAAGTTGATTGAATTGGAAGCGTTGCTGGAACGCGTGGCGCAAAAGCGCGAGCTGACGAACAAATATCGCGCAATTAAGCGCCAACTGGCGAGGCTCGAAGGTCCGCCGAAGTTAGTCGGCCAAAGCTGCGGCATGGAGGCGGTGCGCAAGCTCATCGCCAAAGTCGCGCCGACGCAATCCACGGTACTCGTGCGCGGCGAGACCGGCACCGGCAAGGAGTTGGTCGCCCGTGCGCTGCATGATCAGAGCGTCCGCGCGGAGCAGCCGTTCGTGGCGATCAACTGCGGGGCGCTCCCCGAGAGTTTGATTGAAAGCGAACTGTTTGGCCATCGCAAAGGCGCCTTCACCGGCGCGGAAGAACATCGCGTCGGGCTGTTCGAAGTCGCCAACGGCGGAACGCTATTCCTCGACGAAATTGGCGAGTTGCCAAAGTCATTGCAGGCCAAGTTGCTGCGCGTGCTGGAATCGGGCGAGATTCGCCGCGTGGGTGACAACAGCCCGACGATGGTCGACGTGCGGATCGTCTGCGCGACGCATCGCGACGTGGAAGAAATGGTCGACGCCGGCGATTTCCGCGAAGACTTGATGTTCCGCATCAACACGTTCGAGATCCGTTTGCCGAACTTGCGCGAGCGCACGGAAGACATTCCGGATCTAGCCCGAGCGTTGCTGCTGCGCAACTGGCCGCAGTTGCGTCCCGCGGATGAGTGTTTCACCGACGAGACGACGGCGCTTTTGCAAGGACATTGCTGGCCCGGCAACGTGCGCGAGTTGGCGAACGTCATCGAACATGCGGCGATCCTCGCCGAAGCGCCGCCGATCCGCCCGGAACATCTCCCCAGCCGTTTCGACAGCCGCCGATTGCGCACCACGCTGACGCGCTTCGCGCCGGCGATGACGCTCCGCGAGCTCGAAATGCAGGCGATCCATCAATCGCTGGAGCGCCAACAAGGCAACAAATCCCGCGCCGCCGAAGAACTCGGCATCAGCCTGAAGACGCTCTACAACAAGCTGAATCAGGAGGCGGAGCTGGATAAGTCGGCTTAGCTGAGCGAAGTCGATGCTTGCGAGTCGCGCATCACTCTCACGCTTCGTCGCCCTCCTGCGTGTCTCAGCGCCTCCGCGGTTCCGACGCGTAACGCGTGATCATTCCGCATCGCCGCCGGTCGTTCGGCCAGTTGCGATGTCGAATTCGAAGAGGGCGGGGACCAGCATTGCCAGCGTGGCGAAACTGTAAGTCGTCCCGACGGTGAGAAACACGCCGAGCGTGTTGCCGAGTTCGAAGCTGGTGATGGAGTAGAACGTCGCGAAGGGCGCGAAGAAGGTAGCAATGGCGAGCGCGTTCGAGGGGTTGCGCATGCCGAGGGCCACGTAGAGCGACAACGCGCCGACCAGGTTGATCAGCAGGAACACCGGGAACTGTCGATAGAAATCGCCTCGGAAGGCGGCCATGATCTGCATCGAGACCCAGACGCCGATGAACAGAAAAAACACGGTGCCGAGGCTGACCGTGATCGCAGCCATCGAACTGCCGTAGGTCATGCCGCAATGCACGCCGAGCATCGTGACAAACGCCACCAGGACGACTAAGCCCACGCAGACGAACAATAAGTTCTCGCCGCCGATCGCGCCGTTCCAGGCCAGATAAACGCAGAGCGCCAACGGCAGCAGGATCATTTCCTTGGCGTTGTAGAGCGCGCCGGCGAGTTTGCCGAAGATGATTTCTTTCGGCGTCAGATCGGTGACGAGCAGCAGGTCGAGCGCCCGGGCATCCCGTTCGCTGGTGATCGACGTCACGGCCTGCGCGTTGACGAGCACAAGGCTTAACACCGAAAGCAGCGCCAGCGGCGTGGCGATATCGGCGCGGTGCGCGTAAGTCGCCGCGTTCACGGCCCGTTGCGCGGCAATGGCCGCCAGCGCGAACATTGCCAAATACGCCACGCGAATCATCAGGATTCGGGTGCCGTAGGCCCAGGTGCGCACCTCGCGCCAGAGTATGGGGTTGTCCCACACGCGGCGCGACGGTCGCGGCTGCCTCGCGGTGACGGCCGGCGCGGC carries:
- a CDS encoding PEP-CTERM sorting domain-containing protein, whose translation is MKLKSYMRLAACVALALMVSYATPVRGALLAPASVLIPGAAEPDPVGATLLFSTGAVPFAVPGSFSGTLTSSVYSPDPSNPLLGVTLTYLITNDAASANSIGRFTVDGYSGWGTDGSYQTPVAGVAPASIDRNVSGDVIGYNFVPTGAPATGFLIPGGSSALLVVQTDAPSYTAALGSLIDGGVTTVPSLGPAVPEPSTIALVLGGLASLGVYRLRRR
- a CDS encoding isoprenylcysteine carboxylmethyltransferase family protein; protein product: MLSKLRFSRGPLRWWIMVAGLLFGNVTLAGFGIGTVLIVLGAALHVGSKAALWQNRQLSTDGPYRFTRNPFYLANLLIDGGLLVVIGRWEIAMPAVAAWIWVYHRTIAAEEATLRSLFGEAFDAYCRRVPRFVPFPKRYLSRDEITGPRWTWSNPNLATGKEWTRACRVLMCPWLLLAAAMARQATDFESTALGLGLAMAMACVWLFAGTLASPRKRPHLGTESP
- a CDS encoding HAMP domain-containing sensor histidine kinase, giving the protein MLARWPIRNKLLLGLALLLVSVAALSGTGFQGVYAYRGLVKSLGRRAAELPLAANLNQSVGDLRLTLRESRAQPAWPATDASGERTTIPGESFHERCALVQESLRLYTLQLRDSAERNPRIGDATRSQEWETVAEIEASLQRIQQLDAADLWLQDEVVAAKLDGELANLQQLTAQLPSYLHAEIRHVADEVRGQYRALIGISWVTSVTAALALGLMVRLFYHWVFRPLRVLIKGSRKVASGQFGYRIHLETQDEMAELADAMNDMTARFQAIRDDLDRQVQLRTKQVVRSEQMASVGFLAAGVAHEINNPLAAIAMSAESLERRLGDQQFADPDQQSLVKRYLAMIQSEAFRCKEITEKLLDFSRSGEVRRQRTELRALVQGVIEMSSHLERYRGKQVSLDAEQPVYAWVNAQELKQVVLNLIANALDSLGEGGRLTVQIKQRGANAELAFADTGCGMTPEVLEHLFEPFFTRRKGGQGTGLGLSITYRIIQEHQGQIEATSAGPGQGSRFVVTLPLGPEDKESSHRYHQAA
- a CDS encoding sigma-54 dependent transcriptional regulator, whose protein sequence is MKLLFADDERSLQDLMNIELRSMGHEVTVCPDGLTAVAALEVNSFDCILVDLDMPGLNGMQVIAKAKELSPDTEAVVLTGKSSLETAVAALRHGAFDYLTKPCKLIELEALLERVAQKRELTNKYRAIKRQLARLEGPPKLVGQSCGMEAVRKLIAKVAPTQSTVLVRGETGTGKELVARALHDQSVRAEQPFVAINCGALPESLIESELFGHRKGAFTGAEEHRVGLFEVANGGTLFLDEIGELPKSLQAKLLRVLESGEIRRVGDNSPTMVDVRIVCATHRDVEEMVDAGDFREDLMFRINTFEIRLPNLRERTEDIPDLARALLLRNWPQLRPADECFTDETTALLQGHCWPGNVRELANVIEHAAILAEAPPIRPEHLPSRFDSRRLRTTLTRFAPAMTLRELEMQAIHQSLERQQGNKSRAAEELGISLKTLYNKLNQEAELDKSA